The Oceanispirochaeta sp. M1 genome includes a region encoding these proteins:
- a CDS encoding GNAT family N-acetyltransferase produces MIIRKAVDEDLEQILTLYQFLFSEEDYSIIGSFKEKWASILNHDGLTYFVAIDKDRIVASCNISITPNLSRGKKSYALIENVITHPEHRQRGYGRAVIEKAIDLAQRESCYKVMLLSTASDDRSVAHKFYENLGFDGDSKRGFHIRFR; encoded by the coding sequence ATGATCATTCGAAAAGCTGTGGATGAAGATTTAGAACAAATACTAACCTTATATCAATTCCTATTTAGTGAAGAAGATTATTCTATTATTGGAAGCTTCAAAGAGAAGTGGGCCAGTATATTGAATCATGATGGTCTGACATACTTTGTTGCCATAGATAAAGATAGAATTGTAGCATCTTGTAATATTTCAATTACACCAAATCTTTCACGTGGGAAGAAGTCATATGCATTAATTGAGAATGTTATCACACACCCCGAACACCGACAGAGAGGATATGGAAGGGCTGTGATAGAAAAAGCTATAGATCTTGCACAAAGAGAATCCTGTTACAAAGTCATGCTATTGAGTACAGCGTCTGATGATCGATCAGTTGCTCATAAATTTTATGAAAATCTTGGCTTTGATGGTGATTCAAAAAGAGGCTTTCATATTCGTTTCAGATAG